The Amaranthus tricolor cultivar Red isolate AtriRed21 chromosome 14, ASM2621246v1, whole genome shotgun sequence DNA window TATGGTTCGAAAATATTCTCAGCGATATCCAGATTCATAAGGGCATTAGGAAACGGTCAGCTAAGAGGATATATCAGAAACAGGATAATCTGAATCAGTGAAGCGGCCAGTGCTGTACTTATGCACACTTATAGGAGTTGGATCTCGAAGAGCGGTGGCTGTACTAATGAGCTTCCACCAGGATGTACAATGGCTTTCCTTTCAAGCGCTCACGGCCCTGCATCAATTCATTCCGTCAATTCAATTGGGTATATCATTCGTCAGAGACGTATAAATACAGAATATAAACCGGCCCGACACAACCCAACCCATATTtacaactaaaaattattttaatccccatttatcaatttagaacaattaaactatcatttatattaattaaattgaaaaaatactaataatttcattggcattgtcatttataatatttaaatcacaaattcttgtatgagacggtctcacctgAGACATGTCTCATACTTGGGTCAAttagcccaataataaaaacttttagcttatagatttcttattttgaagtcgtctcaccgtgagacgatctcatacaagacgaactgtatttaaattatacattaattatgttatttacaaaggcccgtttttggcccttttataacccgcttcattttaattatagtacaaCCCGTTTTCGGCCCGACCTATTTTTTTTACTCGGCCCTTACAAAGCCCTTCTACAAACGGGCTggataagggctcaaaataAGAGCCCGACCCATTGAATATCCCTTATCCAGAGTAAGTTGTCTAATGCTAAATAATATAGGCCCTCGTTGTGTCAGTTTTATACATAGTATTACAAGATGACACTGCCGAAACATGTCACAACCCCAGACCAAAATAAGGGGGGCCATTCCAGATTTCCTGCCTTCCAAATCTTAACATTGAACGAACAGAAGTGATATACAGCATAGATCGGTAGTCAGCTGAATATGCTCCCTATTCTTCACGAGCAGAATGCAATTTTGAACGGATCAGACACTTATCTACAAAAATATGAGCATATGAACAGCACTTGGAGATGTCAACATCCCCTCAAACCTAGATGATTAACTAGGCCCCATAAAAGCAGCATATCGGGCATATTGTAGCTCACGACGGATTTAATCATATTGCAAGGTCACAAGCATATTATTTGGTGTTCGTGGACCATAGTACCATCTTTTTCCTATTCTTAAGTCAAAAGAATTGATTCCTCAGAAGAAAAGTAAGAAGCAAATACATGCTAATCAACATCAGTTTTGGTATCAAGGTCAACTTTGAGAATATCGTAAATCTCACATATAGTCAAGTAATCAAACATTGCAGCTATAAGGATGTGGGTTAAGACTTAAGAATCAACATGCTAAATATAGAATTAGCATCTATATTTAGTTAGACCTTTTCGAGATGAAAGTAGCAAGTCTTGATCACTTGTGTCCTTAAAGAGAAATGATTATGTTATATGTTGCTCAATTTTCTTTATGTAAATGGATGTCTCACTCTCAATCTCGTCACAAACCCATTCTCTCGGTTCATCTCAGCTATATGTTCTTTCCATATACTTGTTTCTTTCGATTTATTGTCCCACCACTCAATGCCAAATATAAAGAAAGCATTCATATCCCTTTGTAGCAATCTCAAGGGGATAGAGTGAGTAGAAGTCAAGGCTAATTCAATAAAAGAAGATAACACGCAGAGCTCTGACCTTCAAATCAGGTAGTTCGATGACACATGCACACTCAACCACCTCTGCTCCAACACGTTCTGTGGAAACAAGACAGTGGTCAGCAATCATATAAAAACCGTCTAGCCAATATGACAATGTCCCCAACATATGCAACAATTTCTGTTTACCATCTTCCTAAAAGAACATAGCTTTCTTTAAGATAGTGACACATTTGCATTTTTTGATATTATAGCTTCCCGTACATACCCAACCAATCTGAAACCCTGCTTACAGCAAGCAAAAGAAATACTAACAGAAATATGTATATTTCCAAAAGATTGCAGATTTATTATCCATAATATGATGCACATCAGGACttgaaatttcattttttttacattttaacatCCATAACTTGTTTGATGAATATTCTAGGAGACTCAAGTTACCAAACTTGTATCCGTTAAATTGATAGGGCCcgtagtgtaaaaacaaggccccATCGCATCACATCGaacgcgttgtaaaggttttcaaaataaaagaacCAATATTTCTCGCGTTGTGAAGGTGTAAAAAAATCATGTTTTGGgccgtatcaagggatatcttataaTTCGACtgatatttaggcgttatgaAAACCGCATCACTCCCGTTACTGCATCATCGTTCacttaccgcatttttacactatgatagGGCAatagatttatagttctttgattttggattattttGAACTATAGTAAAATGCCTCATTATATCATGTACAGTTCttgtttatgtgaagttgcagatAATGTTTCTACTAAGACtcaatcgaaaacaacctctttgttatcactaacaactGTATAACAAGGGGTAGGTTGTACTCATCCGAACCCCTCAAATCTCACCCTAAATAGAAACCACTTAATGACATAGGTGCAATGAAATGTTGTGTTGTTGCTTTGTTCTTGATGACTTTCGAGATCAATGGCTTTATTCACGAAGACAATTCTAAATGATAATCTTTTGTACAATAGCAGAATCTTGTCTTACCTAGTAAACTCATAGCTGCACATAGTGTTCCACCAGTAGCAACCAAATCATCAACAACTAAAGCACGATCACCAGGTTCAATAGCATCAATATGCATCTCCAAACAATCCCTGCCATACTCCAATACATATTCCTTTGAGATAACTTCCCCTATCAAGAATTAAAGATAGAAGATTATCATTCCGGAGTAGTCCTCTCATATGGTGCATTGATATAACTCAGCTCATACACAACATAAGGCAAAACCGTTGACAATCTAACAACTTCTTGTAACATAACAAACCGAGATTTTTAAAGAGACAAACAAATTCCGCCATTAATCCACCATCTTATATAGAAAACAAGGTAGCTTGTATTCGTCTTCTATGTTCAAAAGAAGTGTAAAAACATGAAGAGATAATGACTTCCACTATGTGTTACCTAAATCTCTAATTCAAGGAGCTAGTTCCGACCAAAACTGTATTTTCGGACCATTTTGAACATTTTAACCAATTAGGTTGCAATTTGCAAATTTATACAGGGAGAAGGTACCTGGCAACTTTCTTGGCTTTCTTAAAGGCACAAATTTGGCACCAATGGCTAACGCAATAGCAGGACCAAAGATAAAACCTCTAGCTTCAATGCCTAGCAAAAACAAAAACCCTTGGTTCAGCATAGCTCAAGACAACAATTCCAATTCTAGTGCAATAGGACCATAGATAGTTGAAAATTTTTGTTCTGAGCAAAGAAATAAAATGATGGAGAAAAGGGCATGGTTAAATCAACACAACAAAGCCAAAGCCTTAACAGTTGAAACCGCAGTAACAAAACGGTGATGCGGTTATCGTAGCGCGTAAAATATCGGTCAAAAGCATGAGATATTCCTTGATACGACCCAAGATGCAATTTTGTAGACCTTTACAGCACGGGATATATCTGTTAggttttaaaaaaaaccttacaaTGCGCGCGATGCGATGCgttgcggccttgtttttgcacgatGATCCCAAGAATATGAGGTTATGTAGGAACGCAAAGAAAAGTAACACTCTGTATTAACAATGTTccattaatgtaatattatttcGGTGTCTAAATAAAATGAATACTAATTAGTAGTAGCCAAAGCTATTGAGGGAATCTAAATGGCTGTACTATGAATTCTTTCTCTATTACCACAATAAATAGTACGATGCCAACGAGACAACAATTGAATTTTAGGATCCAAGCTAGAAACCACTCTTTCTTGGTTAAAAGATCTAAACATTAATCCttcaaaattatttgatttgttcTTTTTCATTGTGCACGCATACAAAGGGATTTAAAGGTTAGATATTCCATTATCAATTTAAAACGAGCTAAAATGTGCTATACGCTTTAGGTCATCATGGTCAAAGGAGATCAGTACAAGATTGAAAGCTTAGCAAATACCACCATTAATTTGAGCAAGAAGACGAAAGCAGCTTCTCACCTACTGAGAACTTCTGCAGTGGCATCTTAGAGCATAACTACAAATTTGAGCAAGAAGATTGTAGATAGCAACAGGATTTCTCCTGATCACAGGAAGGACTGCAATCAACAGGATTTCTGTTTTTGCACATGCGACAGCTATAACAAAATTGTTGGCCCATACCACCTCTAAATCTAACCAAAAGATTTGCAAGCATGCAAATGAACAGCAGTACAGCCAAGTGAAGGATTTGACTAAGTTTCTTCAGCCCCACATTGCAGGAAAAGGACAGGAATTCTAAATATGACAAATCATACACAATAAATTATGGTAAATCTCACCATCTCTTCATACAAATGATATATTTGATTTCTAGGATCTTAATTCCTTTCCATCGTTTTCGCAAATCGCCAAAGAAAAATCAAGATCAGCATATTCAGATAAGCCTTCATATGTGTCTTGAACAAATGAACTCACATTACTGTCAAGAaacaaactcaaccaaaagcttaaactaatgATTGAGGCCCcaaaatttgttatatattctaacacgcctcctcacacgagagccctttgggatAGAAGTATGGATGCGATATAGGCCGTCCTCATCCCGTCCTCATACCTAGTGCGAAATGTTCCATTTGAATTTCAGGGGTGGTTGAGTtttgaacccgtgacctcttgtcacgagggcttctgatactatgtcaagaaaccaactcaactaaaagcttaagctagtGGTTAAGgtcccaggatatgttatatgctCTAACAATCACTAGTTCAACACAAGTATCAGCACGACAGTGTTTGATACCGTTTTTACATCACCAAGCAAAATAATTTCATTGTTCACTCCCAAATTTGACATCAAGAGAACAGAAATCACTAGCTAAATGCAGCCAATTAGAGCAATTTTACAAAGACTTTTTGTACAAAGTCTGACAAGAGGCAGTGAAAGATTAaacatagtgccaaaaaaagaatAAACTAGGCAGGGAAAGAACCCACTAGAACAGTAAAATTTGGACTTGGTCATTCAACTTTAGCCAAAGGAACTAACAAATCAAGAACAAAATCACAAGGGTCCACCCAAGATTGGATCCAACCACAATAAGAAAACAATGGAAGCCGCTCATTATTTTCACAGATAGTAATCGATAACATACCCCACTAAGATAGCCCCACAGTCAACATAAAATCACTCCTAAAAGCACTCTTTAAGCCAACCATAAACTTGAGTGTACTCAACCATTTTATTATTGAACTCCCTACTTTCTCTCCCTAACTTGGCCCCACCATTTTCTTCAGCCTATCAGCCTAGCAATTTTCAAATTAGTGGCAAATCTAAGATAATAGTATAGGGCGGAGCGCTAAAGCTGCAATCAAATTCTGTTTATGCTATACAATTCAATACAACATAGTTTTTAATCGAAGTCGGAGGCAGGTCCTGGCCTAGATTTCCCCGCAGTAGAGCCGTCTTGAAGATTTTGGAGTCTTgtgcaaaacttttattttgcgtcttatttatagtaaatatatttattttattaataaacttaatataactttttcatatacgaGAAAAGAGAGGTTTGTGCGATCGATTACCTTGCACACAcgcaaaaaaaaagtttttaataaaattaaaatatgtcaAAACCCACAAAAGAAATTTCAGCTAATAAAAACTGAAGTGTATGTAGGAAAGATTAAACTAATTTCTCCaatatccttttattttttttaacaaaatagaaGACCCTACCCACCATTATCCATATTACTCCATGACAAAGAAAGTTGTCTTTTTCCCACTTGGGGATTTTACAAATCATCATAACACTTCTAATAGTAGTTCCTTTACATACAATATGAAGACATAAAGAAGATGGTATGTAAGTAGTCATACTTGGAATCCTCTTCTCATAAACTTTTATTACGAACAAGAAAAGAAGACAAAAATTAGAGGTAAATACATGTAATTTTAACgtagaaaatcaaaattcacCTGCCACAACAGAAATGTTCTTGCTTTTGTAACGTTCCACAAATAAATCAACTGTGTCCTTGAAGGCCTTAGCATCAAGCAGCAGAGTAGTTATGTCTTGAAACATAATTCCTACAAAAATTATTGATTAcccatttaaaatttgtttgctTAAACAAAAGTGCACAAAAACGAGCAAAGATTTTCCCTTTATTCTAAAAATAGAAGGTATAAAACATGCAGAAGACCAACttgacaaacaaattaagaaataaaataaaagaaaggcAGCattttgcatttttctttatcaatcCAGATATGAAAATGGCCAGTTTAAAACAAAAGCAAGAAGATTGAAGGGTATACCAGGTTTAGGGAAATTGGGAACAACCctgattttgtttttgatatCATGAACACGAGGATCATCTCCATTACAATTAAACATTCTTGTGAAGAAAAGTTGCTATTTTtgtctttatttttttggtagATTTTCTTGTTGAAATTCTAtaataaagagaaaaagaacCAAAGAAAAGAAGGAAGGGAGACAAGAAAAGGGTAAATGAAGGTGGTATTTATGGAGGAAAGAGTAAATTTTTGAGGTTTGGCAAGGACAAAGGAGGGAAGAGCAATGGGGGGCTCACTCCACAACAGGAAGGTTGTGAGTTGTGAGAGTGACCATAATACGGAGCAAAATGGAAGATGTCTCATATTGAAAAGtcttgaaataattttttttcttaattatataattattcttTTGGATACCATATCTAGTTCTTGCGGAGATTTTGATTTGAGGGCCACTTTGACTAGTAGTATTAAATGATTATAGTGTAAAGTTTTATCAAAAGTCGTATGTTATTTTCATGGTGATGAAATTTtgattacaaaaatatttttatttttaaatttgcattattGCATAATACCGCATCTCCTAATgataatgcattagaatgaatttcatgaagaaaatgaaatgattgaagttgaacaagcatgaccattaagGTAAGCAAGAAAATTTTCAACCAATATTACGCTAGTTTTCATTCTCAATACCATCATttaataccacctaccaaacgggtcATGAGAATATTTGACATAATAGCTTATTGaacaatattaatttgttttgataTATTTAGAGGGTTGAGTGGTTAAACGAGCTAATGTTAATGTTTGGTAAACTAGTTGATTAAAACAgcttattgatatgaataagcTGCTTTTGAACAAATTGCTCTTCAAAATCAGCTAGTCAAATCGgttaataaaatcatcatcatcatcctacctagtgtatcccgctcatagaaaaactatggatagGGTCTGGGGAGAGAAcaacggcggcaactcatacccatacaGGAGAGCGCCGCCAAAAGAGTCTCTCGgttcgagaaagataaagagacgtagctatacaaaaaagataaaataaaaatctataaataaaataaataagtagaaccaactacaaaataaaagaaaacaaaaaattaatagtaaAGAAACAAGAGAAGTAGGgaggcaagaacaccaaaaggtaatctaaaaGGACATCAGTAGTTTAAAACATGAATATGACGCCATGAACTACCcttatccctagtcaggccctcaaAAAGGTTTAACTCATGCCACTATAATTAACTATCAGCCGTTTGCTAAAcactatgtttttttaattcatatatagCATTAGAATACAATATATTACAAAATTCAAACAAATGTAATGTTGTTTCTATTAAAATCTTGCCAAGGATTATTTTCAGTCATTTAATAGATACTTACAAGTTACGAGTGTAGTATGGCAAATTCTAAAGGTTACCTCAAGCtcaattaaaatcttactaaccAAGTAAATTCTGAAGTTGGATGGGACATAACCCTATATCTAGCTTTTGAACTTGATTTGTATAGTATCTATTACTTTTTTGACTTCAATAACTACTTCCTTAGTCCCTTTGAAATAGTATCATTTGACTCAAATGTGTGAAAGCTTGTTGAGCTAAATGGTGCTGTTTCAGAGGGACATGGAAAATAACGGATAAACAACCTAAAATTAGGATATAGACAACATCCTAGTATCTAAACATAATTCCTAATTTGTATCAGAAGAGGCTTGCACAACCAATTTAGTGTTTCCTTTCAAAACAATGTCTTGTCTACAAGAAGTATGGACACTTCAAAGTATGTAGAAGTGATGTCCGATGAGAAATCTTATGACATTGCTAGGTCGGTATTTTAATAACTATGTAGACTAAATCAGGCCTTGTGTTGATAAGGAGATTCAACTTACCTACTAAGCTTCTATACAGATATGAATGAATGTGTTAACAAAATACATCTTTTATCATTTAAGTTGAGAAGTATGGAAAGATGTGTAACTACTTCTTGAAACATAAAACACCACTTGTTGGAGTATTTTATGTTGTGTAAATTCTAAACTATTAAGAGTATCACTTACCTCTATTCCCATAAAATAATGCAAAGATCCAAGATCTTTGATAGTGAACACTCTATGTAAATGTTGCTTTATATATGCATTATGTTCCAATTACTACCATTTACCAAAACATCATCTACATAGACTAAAACTATTGTGAGAGAATTAGAATGACCTTTTAGAAAAAGAGAGTACTCATTTTTGACAAGTTGTATAGTAAATGCCTAAATTCTTCCACAAGCTTGGCGTGTCGTCATTGCCTTGAATTTTGTTATAAATTGTATTAAgattttttcaataaatataCAAACCTTTGTAAATGGTCATCTGAATTGAGCTTTGAAAAGGATTTCGAAGCAAAAGCCAAGCCAAGGAAAATCTGATGTCCTTGATTTTATTAAAAGAAGCTTTTATATTACAAAGAATGTTCCAGAAACCATTAGGACCAAAATGCCCTTTTGACTTGAAAAAATACTTAGctaaaatatctaaaatatatctcaataccccccctcaagttggagcatgagaATCGAAAATGCCCAACTTGGAAAGAAGAAGATCAAACTGTGGTTTGCCGAGGGCTTTTGTGAAAATGTCCGCCAATTGCGATGTAGTCGTCACATGACTAGGAGAAATTAGGCCATCAATGATTGCATCGCGAACAAAGTGACAGTCTACCTCAATATGCTTTGTTCGTTCATGAAAAACGGGATTCTTTGCAACGTGTAAAGCAGATTCACTATCGCAGAACAATTTTATTGCTTTAGGATGATGAACGCCCAAACTTAACAACAAACCTTTTAGCCACTTCAGTTCACATGTGATTGCAGCCATTGAtcgatattcagcttcagctgaaGAGCGAGACACTGTAtgttgtttctttgttttccaAGAAATAGGGGATTGTCCTAGAAAAACAAGCCATCCTGTTAGTGAGCGACGAGTGAGAGGGCATGCAGCCCAATCTGAATCACACCAGCCTTCCAAGGTTAACTCACTATCCGCACGCAACAGAATACCCTGGCCGGGAGTACCCTTTAAATAGCGCACTACTCGGAGAGCTGCTTCCCAATGCTCAAGACGAGGTTCCTGCATAAACTGAGACAAGATATGAACTGAATAGGCAAGATCTGGGCGAGTGACTGCGAGATATATCAAACGCACTACAAGACGACGGTAAGCCTCGGGATCCTTCATATATTCTCCAGTAGCAAGAGCAAGCCTGTGATTTTGTTCGATAGGAAACCCAACAGGCTTTGCCCCTAACAAAACCTATTTCAGAAATAATATCTAGAGTGTACTTACGTTGGCATAAGAACAAACCAGATGAACTACAAGCAACCTCAATTCCTAAGAAGTATTTGAGaccaccaagatctttcattttgAAACAATTACTAAGATAAGCTTTAAAAAGAGTAAGTGCAGCGGAATCATTCCCAGAGATAATAAGATCATCTACATAGACTAAAACATTGATTTGAATAATGCCTTTAGTATAAGTAAAAAGAGAATAATCGGAATATGATTGAAGAAAGCCATATTCTTTCAAAGCGAATACTAATTTTGCAAACCAACAACGTGGAGCTTGTTTTAAACCATACAGTGATTTGCGTAAACGACATACCAATGACGGATCTGAACACTCGAAACAAGGAGGTAATTTCATGTAAACTTCTTCATTAAGATCACCATGCAAGAAGGCattatgaacatccatttgatgtaaTTCCCAGTTTTTTGAAGCTGCTATTGCAAGAAAGGCACGTACTGTGGTCATTTTGGCAACCAGAGCAAATGTTTCAGTGTAATCAATTCCTGCTTGTTGATGATTACCCAAAACAACTAATCGAGACTTAAGACGCTCAATATTACCGTTTGACAAATATTTTGTCCTGTAAATCCATTGACTACCTAGAGGACGTTTCCCGGGAGGAAGTCGCTCCAAGGTCCATGTGCCATTGTCCTCTAAAGCTTTTATTTCATCTTGCATAGATTTACGCCACTCCTCATACTTCATGGCTTCCTTAAAGGATTTTGGATCTTTTCCCTTAATGATGGCTGCAAGAAATGTACGATAATGCATGGAAAAATTGtcacaatttatataatgtGCTAAAGGATACGGAGTACCTGAGGAGTAATTGGAAGAAGGAGAGCTAGAGGACGGACTATTAGCAGAAACCATATGAGTCACAAAATCCCGATACAAAACGTTTGGGAATTTGTCACGAAACCCACGACCCAAAAGAGCAGGAGGCAGTTGATCCGATGTAGCGAGCGCTGGATCAGAGGAAGTACTATTGGGCTGTTGTAAGGGAGGAGGCTCAACAGCCGATGGTGACCCAGCAAGAGGAACAGAAGAACATGATTGAATTGGAAGAGCTGACCCAGAGCTTGTAAATGGCTCAGTGAAACTAACAGATTCATCATGCTCATTTGGAATAGTTAAAATTCCTTTTTCACTTTCTTCAGATTGAATATCCTCATAAATTGGCAAATTGTATTCAATAAAATCATGATGCACATCTTGAGTACTATTACTTTTATACTGAACATCTTGATATGGAAAAACATCCTCAACAAATTTTACGTCTCTAGAAACAAAGAAATCTTGCGTGTCAAGGTCAAATAATTTCCAACCTTTCTTTCCATAAGGATAGCCCACAAAGACACACTTACGACTTCGACTTGCAAACTTATCACCATTAGTCTTTTGATTATGAGCAAAACACAAACACCCAAATACTCTAATAGCATCAAAGAACGGAGgtttatgaaataaaatttcaaaaggtgtTTTATTATATAGGAGGGGAGTAGGTGTGCGGTTAATTAAGTGGGCCGCAGCTAAAACACATTCACCCCAAAAAAAAATAGGCAAGTTTGCTTGAAACCTCAAAGCTCTTGCGACATTCAAGATATGTTTATGTTTGCGCTCAACTTTTCCATTTTGTTGGGGGGTACCAACACAAGAtgtttgaaataaaatactagTGGTACTAAAATAATCAAGCAAACAATTAAACTCTGTCCCATTATCACTTTGTACTACCTTAATTTTTTGTGAGAATTGTCGATCGACCAAAGCAACAAAAGACATAAACACACGAAAAACTTCCAATTTGTCAATTAACAGATATATCCAAACAGCTCttgaataatcatcaacaatagttAAAAAGTATCGAGCACCACATGATGAAATATGACGATATGAACCCCATAAATCAATATGAATTTTTTCAAAGATTCGAGATG harbors:
- the LOC130799537 gene encoding adenine phosphoribosyltransferase 3-like, which gives rise to MFNCNGDDPRVHDIKNKIRVVPNFPKPGIMFQDITTLLLDAKAFKDTVDLFVERYKSKNISVVAGIEARGFIFGPAIALAIGAKFVPLRKPRKLPGEVISKEYVLEYGRDCLEMHIDAIEPGDRALVVDDLVATGGTLCAAMSLLERVGAEVVECACVIELPDLKGRERLKGKPLYILVEAH